In Agromyces sp. G08B096, a genomic segment contains:
- the orn gene encoding oligoribonuclease — protein MTASTDRLVWIDCEMTGLDLEVDELVEIAVVITDYDLKPVDAGLSIVIKPDASALESMGEFVRAMHTESGLIEEIPHGVSVADAEYQVLEYVLRHVPDEQKAPLAGNSIGTDRAFLAKYMPRLDAHLHYRNVDVSSIKELAKRWFPRAFFNAPAKHGGHRALADIRESIRELEYYRRAVFVADPGPTSQELQELATVVVNEFDAKVV, from the coding sequence ATGACAGCCTCGACCGACCGACTCGTCTGGATCGACTGCGAGATGACCGGACTCGACCTCGAGGTCGACGAGCTGGTCGAGATCGCCGTCGTCATCACCGATTACGACCTGAAGCCGGTCGATGCGGGGCTCAGCATCGTGATCAAGCCCGACGCCAGCGCCCTCGAGTCGATGGGCGAGTTCGTTCGTGCGATGCACACCGAGTCCGGGCTCATCGAGGAGATCCCCCACGGGGTCAGCGTCGCCGACGCCGAGTACCAGGTGCTCGAGTACGTCCTGCGCCACGTCCCCGACGAGCAGAAGGCCCCGCTCGCCGGCAATTCCATCGGCACCGACCGGGCGTTCCTCGCGAAGTACATGCCGCGGCTCGACGCGCACCTGCACTACCGCAACGTCGACGTGTCCTCCATCAAGGAGCTCGCGAAGCGGTGGTTCCCCCGGGCGTTCTTCAACGCGCCCGCGAAGCACGGCGGCCACCGCGCGCTCGCCGACATCCGCGAATCCATCCGTGAGCTCGAGTACTACCGGCGCGCCGTGTTCGTCGCCGACCCTGGCCCCACCAGCCAGGAACTGCAGGAGCTCGCCACCGTCGTCGTGAACGAGTTCGACGCCAAGGTGGTGTAA
- the nadE gene encoding ammonia-dependent NAD(+) synthetase: protein MRDLQASIIADLDVSPTIDPAEEVRRRVDFLKAYLRRTGAKGFVLGISGGQDSTLAGRLCQLAVDELTAEGVEARFVAVRLPYGVQRDEDDAQLALSFIEPRERIVFNIRGGVDGVAADYADAIGSPISDFGKGNVKARLRMIAQYAIAGEHALLVVGTDHAAEALTGFFTKYGDGGADLLPLSGLTKRQGRALLQHLGAPERLYVKVPTADLLDHDPGQSDEANLGLTYEDIDDFLEGRDIDTEVAERIEARYLQTRHKRTTPVSVFDDWWRDEDASAHG, encoded by the coding sequence ATGCGTGACCTGCAGGCTTCGATCATCGCCGACCTCGACGTGAGCCCGACCATCGACCCCGCCGAGGAGGTGCGCCGTCGCGTCGACTTCCTGAAGGCGTACCTGCGCCGCACCGGCGCGAAGGGGTTCGTGCTCGGCATCAGCGGCGGCCAGGACTCCACGCTCGCCGGGCGGCTGTGCCAGCTGGCGGTCGACGAGCTGACCGCCGAGGGCGTCGAGGCGCGGTTCGTTGCCGTACGACTGCCGTACGGCGTGCAACGCGATGAGGATGACGCGCAGCTGGCACTGTCGTTCATCGAACCGCGCGAGCGAATCGTGTTCAACATCCGCGGCGGCGTCGACGGAGTGGCCGCCGATTACGCCGACGCGATCGGCAGCCCGATCAGCGATTTCGGCAAGGGCAACGTGAAGGCCCGCCTGCGGATGATCGCGCAGTACGCGATCGCCGGCGAGCACGCGCTCCTCGTCGTCGGGACCGATCACGCCGCTGAGGCGCTCACCGGGTTCTTCACGAAGTACGGCGACGGTGGCGCCGACCTGCTTCCCCTGTCCGGCCTCACGAAGCGGCAGGGCCGGGCGCTGCTGCAGCACCTCGGCGCGCCGGAGCGGCTGTACGTGAAGGTGCCGACCGCAGATCTGCTCGACCACGACCCCGGCCAGTCCGACGAGGCGAACCTGGGACTGACCTACGAGGACATCGACGACTTCCTCGAGGGTCGCGACATCGACACCGAGGTGGCGGAGCGCATCGAAGCGAGGTACCTGCAGACCCGGCACAAGCGGACCACGCCGGTGTCGGTCTTCGATGACTGGTGGCGTGACGAGGACGCCTCCGCCCACGGCTGA
- the ssb gene encoding single-stranded DNA-binding protein gives MSDLITVTGVVGSDPRAIVTSQGLPITSFRLASKRRFFDRAAGTWQDGETNWYTVSAFRQLAFNAGASLHKGERVVVHGRLKLRAWTAGDKAGTSVEIEADTIGHDLVFGISQMRRLQPARDDQGADASALDARDGTLSSDDGAAGFATGGDAIAGDELRPEATDDERDGFASFDPSSEDDPEDDAEREASMTDEAFALPGGRPF, from the coding sequence ATGTCCGATCTCATCACCGTCACGGGCGTCGTGGGCAGCGACCCGCGGGCCATCGTCACCAGCCAGGGGCTGCCGATCACATCGTTCCGGCTGGCTTCGAAGCGCCGGTTCTTCGACCGCGCGGCCGGCACCTGGCAGGACGGCGAGACCAACTGGTACACCGTCTCGGCGTTCCGCCAGCTCGCCTTCAACGCGGGCGCCTCGCTGCACAAGGGCGAGCGCGTCGTCGTGCACGGGCGTCTGAAGCTCCGCGCGTGGACGGCTGGCGACAAGGCGGGCACGTCGGTCGAGATCGAGGCCGACACCATCGGCCACGACCTCGTGTTCGGCATCAGCCAGATGCGCCGGCTCCAGCCGGCGCGCGACGACCAGGGTGCGGATGCCTCCGCCCTCGACGCGCGCGACGGCACCCTGTCCTCCGACGACGGCGCGGCGGGGTTCGCGACCGGCGGCGATGCGATCGCCGGCGACGAGCTCCGACCCGAGGCGACCGACGACGAGCGCGACGGCTTCGCCTCGTTCGACCCCTCGTCGGAAGACGACCCCGAGGATGACGCCGAGCGCGAGGCATCCATGACGGACGAGGCGTTCGCCCTTCCGGGCGGGCGCCCGTTCTGA
- the ettA gene encoding energy-dependent translational throttle protein EttA, giving the protein MAEYIYSMVRARKAVGDKLILDDVTMAFLPGAKIGVVGPNGAGKSTILKIMAGLDQPSNGEARLSPGYSVGILMQEPELDESKTVLENVQEGVGPIKAKIDRFNEISAAMAEPDADFDALLAEMGTLQEAIDAADAWDLDSQLEQAMDALRCPPGDTPVSVLSGGEKRRVALCKLLLQKPDLLLLDEPTNHLDAESVLWLEQHLAKYPGAVLAVTHDRYFLDHVAEWICEVDRGRLYPYEGNYSTYLEKKAERLEVQGKKDQKLQKRLKEELDWVRSNAKGRQAKSKARLARYEEMAAEAERTRKLDFEEIQIPPGPRLGDVVLEAKNLQKGFGDRTLIDGLSFTLPRNGIVGIIGPNGVGKTTLFKTIVGLEPLDGGELKIGETVQISYVDQSRTGIDPNKSLWEVVSDGLDYIQVGKTEVPSRAYVSTFGFKGPDQQKKAGVLSGGERNRLNLALTLKQGGNLLLLDEPTNDLDVETLSSLENALLEFPGCAVVITHDRWFLDRIATHILAYEGTDENPASWYWFEGNFEAYEENKVARLGPDAAKPHRSAYRKLTRD; this is encoded by the coding sequence ATGGCTGAATACATCTACTCGATGGTCCGCGCCCGCAAGGCGGTCGGCGACAAGCTCATCCTCGACGACGTCACGATGGCGTTCCTCCCCGGCGCGAAGATCGGCGTCGTGGGTCCGAACGGCGCCGGAAAGTCGACGATCCTCAAGATCATGGCCGGGCTCGACCAGCCCTCCAACGGTGAGGCCCGGCTCTCGCCCGGCTACTCGGTCGGCATCCTCATGCAGGAGCCCGAGCTCGACGAGTCGAAGACCGTGCTCGAGAACGTGCAGGAGGGCGTCGGCCCGATCAAGGCGAAGATCGACCGGTTCAACGAGATCTCGGCCGCCATGGCCGAGCCCGACGCCGACTTCGACGCGCTCCTCGCCGAGATGGGCACCCTCCAGGAGGCGATCGACGCCGCCGACGCGTGGGACCTCGACTCCCAGCTCGAGCAGGCGATGGACGCGCTCCGCTGCCCGCCGGGAGACACGCCGGTCTCGGTCCTGTCGGGCGGTGAGAAGCGACGCGTCGCGCTCTGCAAGCTGCTGCTGCAGAAGCCCGACCTCCTCCTCCTCGACGAGCCCACCAACCACCTCGATGCCGAGAGCGTGCTCTGGCTCGAGCAGCACCTGGCGAAGTACCCCGGGGCCGTGCTCGCCGTCACCCACGACCGGTACTTCCTCGACCACGTCGCGGAGTGGATCTGCGAGGTCGACCGCGGCCGGCTGTACCCCTACGAGGGCAACTACTCGACCTACCTCGAGAAGAAGGCCGAGCGCCTCGAGGTGCAGGGCAAGAAGGACCAGAAGCTGCAGAAGCGGCTGAAGGAGGAGCTCGACTGGGTCCGCTCCAACGCCAAGGGCCGCCAGGCGAAGTCGAAGGCGCGTCTCGCCCGGTACGAGGAGATGGCCGCCGAGGCCGAGCGCACGAGGAAGCTCGACTTCGAAGAGATCCAGATCCCGCCGGGGCCGCGACTCGGCGACGTCGTGCTCGAGGCGAAGAACCTGCAGAAGGGCTTCGGCGACCGCACGCTCATCGACGGGCTGAGCTTCACCCTCCCGCGCAACGGCATCGTCGGCATCATCGGCCCGAACGGCGTCGGCAAGACCACGCTGTTCAAGACCATCGTCGGCCTCGAGCCGCTCGACGGCGGCGAGCTGAAGATCGGCGAGACCGTGCAGATCTCCTACGTCGACCAGTCGCGAACGGGCATCGACCCGAACAAGTCGCTGTGGGAGGTCGTCTCCGACGGGCTCGACTACATCCAGGTCGGCAAGACCGAGGTGCCGAGCCGTGCCTACGTCTCGACGTTCGGATTCAAGGGTCCCGACCAGCAGAAGAAGGCCGGCGTGCTGTCCGGCGGTGAGCGCAACCGTCTGAACCTCGCGCTCACCCTCAAGCAGGGCGGCAACCTCCTCCTGCTCGACGAGCCGACGAACGACCTCGACGTCGAGACCCTCTCGAGCCTCGAGAACGCGCTGCTCGAGTTCCCGGGCTGTGCCGTCGTGATCACCCACGACCGGTGGTTCCTCGACCGCATCGCAACGCACATCCTCGCGTACGAGGGCACCGACGAGAACCCGGCGAGCTGGTACTGGTTCGAGGGCAACTTCGAGGCGTACGAGGAGAACAAGGTGGCGCGGCTCGGGCCCGACGCGGCGAAGCCGCATCGCTCGGCCTACCGCAAGCTCACCCGGGACTGA
- the msrA gene encoding peptide-methionine (S)-S-oxide reductase MsrA, with protein MESFVLAGGCFWCLDAVYRTLRGVHEVVSGYTGGTTPHPTYEQVCTGATGHAEAVRVEFDPDVLPREVVLDVFFTLHDPRQLNRQGADVGTQYRSAMFFAGDEQRALFERARERAGDWWDGEIVTTIEPLGEFFPAEEYHQDFFAKNPGQGYCLAVAVPKVNKIRRSYAEYVVA; from the coding sequence GTGGAGAGCTTCGTCCTGGCCGGTGGGTGCTTCTGGTGTCTCGATGCGGTGTACCGCACGCTCCGAGGCGTCCACGAGGTCGTCTCCGGGTACACCGGGGGCACCACGCCCCACCCGACGTACGAGCAGGTCTGCACCGGAGCCACCGGCCACGCCGAGGCGGTTCGCGTCGAGTTCGATCCCGACGTCCTTCCGCGCGAAGTCGTCCTCGACGTGTTCTTCACGCTGCACGACCCCCGTCAACTGAACCGTCAGGGCGCCGACGTCGGCACGCAGTACCGGTCGGCGATGTTCTTCGCCGGCGACGAGCAGCGCGCCCTCTTCGAGCGGGCCCGCGAGCGCGCGGGCGACTGGTGGGACGGCGAGATCGTGACGACCATCGAGCCGCTCGGCGAGTTCTTCCCGGCGGAGGAGTACCACCAGGACTTCTTCGCGAAGAATCCCGGCCAGGGGTACTGCCTCGCCGTCGCCGTGCCCAAGGTGAACAAGATCCGGCGCTCCTACGCCGAGTACGTGGTCGCCTGA
- the mgrA gene encoding L-glyceraldehyde 3-phosphate reductase, protein MTYVPSPQRYDDMRYNRVGRSGLQLPALSLGLWHNFGHERALDTQRAIVRRAFDLGVTHFDLANNYGPPPGSAEENFGRLLADDLKPYRDELIVSTKAGYEMWDGPYGDGGSRKYLLSSLDQSLGRLGLDYVDVFYSHRPDPETPIEETMGALATAVRQGKALYVGVSNYSPDQTRRAAEALAAEGVPLTIHQPRYSMFDRHIEDGLFEALDEVGASAIVFSPLAQGLLTDRYLGGDVPADSRAATSRFLSPDRISGDYLDRARALDAIAKERGQSLAQLALSWVLRQPLVASALIGASSVAQLEQNVAALEAAPLSAEEIERIEPLAAHGTALG, encoded by the coding sequence ATGACCTACGTGCCCAGCCCCCAGCGATACGACGACATGCGCTACAACCGGGTCGGACGGAGCGGCCTGCAGCTGCCCGCCCTCTCGCTCGGGCTCTGGCACAACTTCGGCCACGAGCGCGCCCTCGACACGCAGCGTGCCATCGTCCGCCGCGCCTTCGACCTCGGGGTCACGCACTTCGACCTGGCCAACAACTACGGACCGCCCCCCGGCAGCGCAGAGGAGAACTTCGGCCGGCTGCTGGCGGACGACCTCAAGCCCTACCGCGACGAGCTCATCGTCTCCACGAAGGCCGGCTACGAGATGTGGGACGGTCCGTACGGCGACGGCGGCTCGCGCAAGTACCTCCTCTCCTCGCTCGACCAGAGCCTCGGACGTCTCGGCCTCGACTACGTCGACGTGTTCTACTCTCACCGGCCCGACCCCGAGACGCCGATCGAGGAGACGATGGGCGCCCTCGCGACGGCCGTGCGTCAGGGCAAGGCGCTGTACGTGGGCGTCTCGAACTACTCTCCCGACCAGACCCGCCGCGCGGCCGAGGCGCTCGCCGCCGAAGGCGTCCCGCTCACCATCCACCAGCCGCGCTACTCCATGTTCGACCGGCACATCGAAGACGGCCTCTTCGAGGCGTTGGACGAGGTGGGCGCTTCGGCCATCGTGTTCTCCCCGCTCGCGCAGGGACTGCTGACCGACCGCTACCTCGGCGGGGACGTGCCCGCGGACTCGCGGGCCGCGACGAGCCGGTTCCTCTCGCCGGACCGCATCAGCGGCGACTATCTCGACCGTGCGCGCGCCCTCGACGCCATCGCGAAGGAGCGCGGCCAGTCGCTGGCGCAGCTCGCCCTGAGCTGGGTGCTCCGCCAGCCGCTCGTCGCGAGCGCGCTCATCGGCGCGTCCAGTGTCGCGCAGCTCGAACAGAACGTCGCGGCCCTCGAGGCGGCTCCGCTCTCGGCCGAGGAGATCGAGCGGATCGAGCCGCTCGCCGCGCACGGCACCGCGCTCGGCTGA
- a CDS encoding cation:proton antiporter, with product MEFDVTIGTLVLFPAVAVAAPLLVRLVGKVVAIPLVVFEIVLGLVLGPAVLGWIQPGDVTAALSDFGLAMLFFLAGNEIDFRTIRGRPLGRAAGGWLVSLALGIALAALLAPHLSAAVFIGIALTSTALGTIMPVLRDAGDLRTPFGIGVLAIGAVGEFGPLLAISLFLSGRSPLTAAIVLVAFAVVAGVAIWLAASGAGRRMHRVITATLHTSGQFAVRLVVFVLFALVALSVVLGLDMLLGAFTAGVIYRLLLSGAPEPDVEVVEGKLEAVGYGLLVPMFFINTGVTFDLEALLSDVRVLLLVPIFLALLLLVRGIPSSFAAPAGASFRDRAATALFGATGLPIIVAVTAIGVEQGDLTTGVAAALVGAGMCSVLVFPLVALAIRSRRRDAPPPGVDDDVFAPTEG from the coding sequence ATGGAGTTCGACGTCACGATCGGCACACTGGTGCTCTTCCCGGCGGTCGCCGTCGCGGCACCGCTGCTCGTCCGCCTCGTCGGCAAGGTCGTCGCGATCCCGCTGGTCGTCTTCGAGATCGTGCTCGGCCTCGTGCTCGGACCGGCGGTGCTCGGCTGGATCCAGCCGGGTGACGTCACGGCCGCGCTCTCGGACTTCGGCCTCGCGATGCTCTTCTTCCTCGCCGGCAACGAGATCGACTTCCGCACCATTCGCGGCCGGCCGCTCGGGCGGGCCGCCGGCGGCTGGCTCGTCTCGCTCGCGCTCGGCATCGCGCTGGCGGCGCTGCTCGCCCCGCACCTCTCAGCGGCGGTCTTCATCGGCATCGCCCTCACCTCGACCGCGCTCGGCACGATCATGCCCGTGCTGCGGGATGCCGGAGACCTCCGCACGCCGTTCGGTATCGGCGTGCTCGCGATCGGCGCCGTAGGCGAGTTCGGCCCGCTGCTCGCCATCTCGCTGTTCCTCAGCGGGCGTTCGCCCCTCACGGCGGCGATCGTGCTCGTTGCGTTCGCCGTGGTCGCCGGCGTCGCGATCTGGCTCGCTGCGAGCGGCGCGGGCAGACGGATGCACCGGGTGATCACGGCGACGCTGCACACCAGCGGGCAGTTCGCAGTTCGGCTCGTGGTGTTCGTCCTCTTCGCGCTCGTCGCCCTCAGCGTGGTGCTGGGGCTCGACATGCTGCTCGGCGCCTTCACCGCCGGGGTGATCTACCGGCTGCTGCTGTCGGGCGCCCCCGAGCCCGATGTCGAGGTCGTGGAGGGCAAGCTCGAAGCGGTCGGCTATGGCCTGCTCGTGCCGATGTTCTTCATCAACACCGGCGTGACCTTCGACCTCGAGGCCCTACTCTCCGACGTCCGCGTCCTGCTGCTGGTGCCGATCTTCCTCGCGCTGCTGCTGCTCGTCCGGGGGATCCCGTCGTCGTTCGCTGCGCCCGCGGGCGCGTCGTTCCGCGACCGGGCGGCGACCGCGCTCTTCGGCGCGACCGGGCTGCCCATCATCGTCGCGGTCACCGCCATCGGCGTCGAGCAGGGCGATCTGACGACCGGTGTCGCCGCCGCCCTGGTGGGGGCCGGCATGTGCTCGGTGCTCGTCTTCCCGCTCGTCGCGCTCGCGATCCGGAGCCGCCGGCGGGATGCCCCGCCGCCCGGCGTCGACGACGACGTGTTCGCGCCGACCGAGGGCTGA
- a CDS encoding thioesterase family protein, with amino-acid sequence MRLHVPTPLRWSDLDAYGHVNNARMLSLLEEARIQAFWVSDDSSEHAAGATTAVIDASPGATTFTLIARQEVEYLEPIPYQRQPVDIELWIGRMGGASLDVCYEVYSPAGVEPRTLYTRASTTIVLVDAATGRPRRIDERERAAWEPYLEAPVEFRHR; translated from the coding sequence ATGCGCCTGCACGTGCCGACCCCGCTCCGCTGGAGCGACCTCGACGCGTACGGTCACGTCAACAACGCCCGGATGCTGAGCCTGCTCGAGGAGGCCCGCATCCAGGCGTTCTGGGTGTCCGACGACTCGTCCGAGCACGCCGCCGGAGCGACGACGGCCGTCATCGACGCCTCGCCCGGCGCGACGACCTTCACGCTCATCGCCCGGCAGGAGGTCGAGTACCTCGAGCCGATCCCGTACCAGCGGCAGCCCGTCGACATCGAGCTGTGGATCGGGCGCATGGGCGGAGCGAGCCTCGACGTCTGCTACGAGGTGTACTCGCCGGCCGGCGTCGAGCCGCGCACGCTCTACACCCGCGCGAGCACGACCATCGTCCTCGTCGACGCCGCGACCGGCCGGCCGCGCCGGATCGACGAGCGCGAACGTGCCGCGTGGGAGCCGTACCTCGAAGCCCCGGTGGAGTTCCGGCACCGCTGA